One Mercurialis annua linkage group LG3, ddMerAnnu1.2, whole genome shotgun sequence DNA window includes the following coding sequences:
- the LOC126672424 gene encoding uncharacterized protein LOC126672424, translated as MQNSIHLNFPATNNSVEYEAPIGGLRMATVVKAEFIKIQSDSQLVVNQVLGLFEVKDPEMKKYVDRVKELLAKITEEGGKWELEQIPREENTEADTLAKAGATKETVPVIPCSIQNFSSIQNPEATFLINLLDQWMEHIISYMENGSLPEDKKEARKVKRRAPHFSYRDGTLYRKSFSHPWSRCLTVEEGEYVLAEIHEDMCGIHISHLALCRKAVLQGYDWPTMAQDATSLVQKCEKCQYHQNVHHQPTTEQSPIISPSPFSTWGIDIVGPFPTASGQRRFLIIAVDHFSKWVEAEAVSTITEAQVRSFVRREIICRFRIPRIIITDNGKQFDKKNFRDFYTEKGIDLRTTPKAGIGRTPYSLTYGGGAMVPVEIGMPTIRVQYFDEQQNEENTRLCLDLLEERREQALMQIEAYK; from the exons atgcaaaactcaatccaCCTGAATTTTCCGGCAACCAACAATTCAGTAGAATACGAAGCCCCAATAGGAGGATTGAGAATGGCGACAGTAGTCAAGGCCGAGTTCATCAAAATTCAGAGTGACTCTCAACTAGTGGTTAACCAAGTACTCGGATTATTTGAGGTCAAAGAtccagaaatgaaaaaatatgtagaTCGAGTTAAAGAGCTGCTCGCAAAAATTACCGAAGAAGGTGGAAAATGGGAATTAGAGCAAATACCCAGAGAAGAGAACACAGAGGCAGACACATTGGCAAAGGCCGGAGCAACCAAAGAAACAGTACCAGTCATACCATGCTCGATCCAAAACTTCAGCAGTATCCAAAATCCCGAGGCAACATTCCTCATCAACCTGTTAGATCAATGGATGGAGCACATCATATCATACATGGAGAATGGAAGCCTACCCGAGGATAAAAAAGAGGCAAGGAAGGTGAAGCGCCGAGCACCACACTTCTCATACCGAGATGGCACCCTATACAGAAAGTCATTCTCACATCCATGGTCCAGATGCCTCACGGTTGAAGAAGGAGAATACGTCTTAGCCGAAATACACGAAGACATGTGTGGAATCCACATCTCCCATTTAGCACTCTGTCGAAAAGCGGTATTACAAGGTTACGACTGGCCGACAATGGCACAAGATGCAACAAGCTTGGTACAAAAATGCGAGAAATGTCAATATCACCAGAATGTGCATCATCAACCCACAACCGAGCAAAGTCCGATAATAAGTCCCTCGCCATTCAGTACATGGGGTATTGACATCGTTGGCCCCTTCCCGACAGCAAGTGGGCAAAGGAGATTCTTGATAATAGCTGTCGATCATTTCTCCAAATGGGTGGAAGCCGAAGCTGTCTCCACCATAACAGAAGCACAAGTGCGAAGTTTTGTCCGAAGAGAAATCATTTGTCGTTTCAGAATTCCAAGAATCATCATAACCGACAACGGTAAACAAttcgacaaaaaaaatttcagAGACTTCTACACTGAGAAGGGAATCGATCTAAG AACCACGCCGAAAGCCGGCATAGGAAGAACCCCATACAGCCTAACCTATGGGGGTGGAGCAATGGTACCCGTAGAAATAGGCATGCCTACCATCAGAGTACAATACTTCGATGAGCAACAAAACGAAGAAAACACCAGACTTTGCCTTGATTTGCTAGAAGAACGAAGAGAACAGGCATTGATGCAGATCGAAGCATACAAGTAG